The Brassica oleracea var. oleracea cultivar TO1000 chromosome C6, BOL, whole genome shotgun sequence genome includes a region encoding these proteins:
- the LOC106300547 gene encoding uncharacterized protein LOC106300547, producing MFNCFAGLIGKKKNKRNPKPTLPPRTQRILQIRREEPVKPLEKDEPNTNVIHHKFIDHKDNSPTEQDSYDGEDERDENDSPKFQVQEQPVASPTSKELGKEVTDCSENEHDVEESGHVSDPGLGRATSWVASPKLKRSCSTLSKFNGAEPPRALHDPRDSFETKSVRSHRSADGVMLKKHSSMQILPSGSRRLWWKLFLWSHRNLHKHLVSLKSSGNNHQSGYTSDFAEQSQTSHQDSANNHQCHKNQWVAFSAESSSMKRVDEWVRGLDVDTVIPVNEEEDKPSFMASSKMVRSPSGNVNDSEAIVHANSLIQSLSKSSSMAHISSIGLKAVPSISHFTSLKSIDLSNNFIVQITPASLPKGLHALNLSKNKISVIEGLRELTRLRVLDLSYNRISRIGQGLSNCTLIKELYLAGNKISNVEGLHRLLKLIVLDLSFNKIATTKAIGQLVANYNSLVALNILGNPIQSNVGEDQLRKTVSSLLPKLVYLNKQLIKPQRAREVLKDSVAKAAFGGGDSLHHRRKRTSAKRVVGSPSPSSHHHKGKGRGSKGRSQHQLKKTSTAER from the exons ATGTTCAACTGCTTTGCTGGATTGATCGGTAAAAAGAAAAACAAG AGGAATCCAAAACCTACTCTGCCACCAAGAACACAAAGAATCCTTCAGATCAGACGTGAAGAGCCAGTGAAGCCTCTAGAGAAGGACGAGCCTAACACCAACGTGATCCACCACAAGTTCATTGATCACAAGGACAACAGCCCTACGGAGCAAGACTCATATGATGGTGAAGATGAACGCGATGAAAACGACTCTCCTAAATTCCAAGTTCAAGAACAACCGGTTGCGTCTCCGACAAGTAAGGAGCTAGGTAAGGAAGTGACAGACTGTTCTGAAAATGAACATGATGTTGAAGAAAGCGGCCACGTCAGCGATCCTGGCTTAGGTAGAGCCACCTCTTGGGTTGCTTCACCTAAGCTCAAACGATCCTGCTCCACTCTCAGCAAGTTCAACGGTGCTGAACCACCGCGTGCTCTCCACGACCCGAGAGATAGCTTCGAGACCAAGTCTGTTAGGTCACATAGAAGTGCAGATGGAGTGATGCTCAAGAAACATTCATCAATGCAGATACTTCCTTCAGGAAGCAGGAGGCTATGGTGGAAACTGTTCCTCTGGAGCCATAGGAACCTTCACAAACACCTTGTCTCCCTAAAGTCTTCAGGCAACAATCACCAGTCTGGTTACACCTCTGACTTTGCTGAGCAAAGCCAAACTAGCCATCAAGATTCTGCAAACAACCACCAATGTCATAAGAATCAGTGGGTAGCGTTCTCTGCGGAGTCCTCTTCGATGAAACGAGTGGATGAGTGGGTAAGAGGACTAGATGTAGACACAGTGATTCCAGTAAACGAGGAAGAGGACAAGCCCAGCTTCATGGCTTCTTCTAAGATGGTGAGATCACCCTCAGGAAATGTAAATGACTCAGAGGCTATAGTACATGCAAACAGCTTAATCCAGTCCCTGAGCAAATCCTCAAGCATGGCTCACATCTCGAGCATAGGCTTGAAAGCTGTCCCAAGCATCTCACATTTCACCAGCCTCAAGTCCATTGATTTATCCAACAACTTCATAG TTCAAATTACTCCTGCATCGCTTCCAAAGGGCCTTCATGCGTTGAACCTATCCAAGAACAAGATCAGTGTAATCGAAGGACTGAGAGAACTGACACGCTTAAGAGTGCTTGATCTTAGTTACAACCGTATTTCTCGCATTGGACAAG GTTTATCAAACTGTACACTGATCAAAGAACTATACCTAGCTGGGAACAAGATCAGCAACGTAGAAGGCTTACACAGACTGTTAAAACTCATTGTTCTCGATCTTAGCTTCAACAAGATCGCAACAACAAAAGCAATAGGCCAGCTAGTAGCCAACTACAACTCTCTCGTCGCTCTCAACATCCTTGGCAACCCGATTCAGAGCAATGTAGGTGAAGACCAGCTGCGAAAGACCGTCTCCAGCTTGCTCCCTAAGCTAGTTTATCTTAACAAACAGCTCATTAAGCCACAGAGAGCCAGGGAAGTGCTCAAAGACAGCGTCGCGAAAGCTGCTTTTGGTGGTGGAGATTCTCTGCACCACAGACGCAAAAGAACATCTGCCAAGAGAGTTGTGGGATCACCTTCCCCTAGCTCCCATCATCACAAAGGAAAGGGACGTGGTTCCAAAGGCAGAAGCCAACATCAGCTGAAGAAAACTTCAACTGCAGAGAGATAA
- the LOC106300480 gene encoding probable pectin methyltransferase QUA2: protein MPMPLQRGTSGGGIRASEALRDSQMKDKTGDNTTTLRFPFTDKADPYTSRNNKQRLMLLFVKTTLALIVLLALAGSFWWTISISTSSSSGHVYQRSHSYRRLQEQLVSDLLDIGDISVGPTRWKELEYCSIDSESYVPCFNVSENIAFGYSNGDERDRFCGPGGSREGCLVLPPVDYKVPLRWPTGKDVIWFRNVKITADEVLTSGSINKRMMMLDDDQVSFRSASPMFDEIEDYSHQIAQMIGIKNDNFIEAGVRTILDIGCGYGSFGAHLLSKQLLTMCIANYEASGSQVQLTLERGLPAMIASFVSKQLPYPSLSFDMLHCSSCGIDWDHKDGLFLVEIDRVLKPGGYFVWTSPLTNTRSKEDLKRWSFVRDFAESICWTLLSQQDKTVVWKKTTKTKCYSSRKPGVGPSVCNKGHDVESPYYKPLQMCLGGTRSKRWIPIEGRTRWPSRSHMNKTELSLYGLHQEEVGEDAENWKVTVREYWSLLSPLIFSDHPKRPGDEDPSPPYNMLRNVLDMNAQFGGLNSALLEAKKTVWVMNVVPTAGPNHLPMILDRGFVGVLHDWCEAFPSYPRTYDLVHADNLLSLQTSQHRSSCSLLNIFTEIDRLLRPEGWVIIRDTAQLVETARALTTQLKWDARVIEVESSSEQRLLICQKPFTKRQSI, encoded by the exons ATGCCAATGCCACTGCAACGTGGCACCTCAGGAGGAGGCATACGAGCTTCCGAAGCTCTCAGAGACTCTCAAATGAAAGACAAAACAGGAGACAACACCACCACCTTGAGGTTTCCTTTTACCGACAAGGCTGATCCTTACACGTCAAGGAACAACAAGCAGAGGTTGATGCTTCTGTTTGTTAAAACCACTTTGGCTCTTATTGTCCTTCTTGCTCTCGCTGGCTCCTTCTGGTGGACCATCTCTATCTCCACGAGCTCTTCTAGTGGTCACGTGTATCAACGCAGCCACAGCTACAGGAGGTTACAGGAGCAGCTTGTTTCTGATTTGTTGGATATTGGAGACATCTCTGTAGGTCCCACTAGGTGGAAAGAGCTGGAGTATTGTAGTATAGACTCTGAGAGCTATGTTCCTTGCTTTAATGTCTCTGAGAATATTGCTTTTGGTTACTCCAATGGTGATGAGAGAGATCGGTTTTGTGGGCCTGGTGGGTCGAGAGAGGGATGTTTGGTTTTGCCTCCTGTGGATTATAAGGTTCCACTGAGGTGGCCAACGGGTAAAGATGTGATATGGTTTCGTAATGTTAAGATCACTGCTGATGAAGTGTTGACTTCTGGTAGTATCAACAAGAG GATGATGATGTTGGATGATGATCAAGTATCTTTCCGTTCTGCATCTCCTATGTTTGATGAGATCGAAGACTATTCCCATCAGATTGCTCAGATGATTGGGATTAAGAATGATAACTTCATTGAAGCTGGT GTGAGAACTATATTGGATATTGGATGTGGTTATGGTAGCTTTGGAGCGCATCTACTCTCAAAACAACTCTTAACAATGTGTATAGCAAACTATGAAGCCTCAGGTAGCCAAGTTCAGCTAACACTCGAGAGGGGTCTCCCTGCAATGATTGCTTCTTTTGTGTCAAAGCAGTTGCCGTATCCTTCTCTTTCCTTTGATATGTTGCATTGCTCAAGCTGCGGCATTGATTGGGACCACAAAG ATGGGCTTTTTCTTGTGGAAATTGATAGAGTTTTGAAGCCAGGAGGTTACTTTGTTTGGACATCTCCTCTTACAAACACTCGTAGCAAAGAGGATCTTAAGAGATGGAGCTTTGTTCGTGATTTTGCTGAGAGTATCTGTTGGACTCTTTTGTCTCAGCAAGACAAGACTGTTGTTTGGAAGAAGACAACCAAAACCAAATGTTACAGTTCTAG GAAGCCTGGGGTGGGACCTTCTGTGTGTAACAAAGGGCATGACGTTGAGTCTCCTTATTACAAGCCGCTTCAGATGTGTCTTGGTGGAACACGTAGCAAGAGGTGGATTCCCATTGAAGGGAGAACAAGATGGCCTAGCCGGTCTCACATGAACAAGACTGAGCTTTCACTATATG GTCTTCACCAGGAGGAGGTTGGAGAAGATGCTGAGAATTGGAAAGTAACAGTAAGAGAATACTGGTCTCTCTTGTCTCCTCTGATATTCTCTGATCACCCCAAGAGACCAGGCGATGAAGATCCTTCACCTCCTTATAACATGCTGAGAAACGTTTTGGACATGAATGCTCAGTTCGGTGGTCTCAACTCCGCGTTGCTGGAAGCAAAGAAAACGGTCTGGGTTATGAACGTTGTTCCTACGGCTGGACCTAACCACCTCCCAATGATCCTTGACCGTGGCTTTGTCGGCGTCTTACACGACTG GTGTGAAGCGTTCCCGAGTTATCCAAGAACATATGATCTTGTCCACGCAGACAATCTTTTGTCTCTCCAGACAAGTCAGCACCGAAGCTCATGCTCGCTTCTGAACATATTCACAGAGATTGATAGATTACTTCGTCCAGAGGGATGGGTGATAATCCGTGACACGGCACAGCTGGTGGAAACGGCCAGAGCTTTGACAACGCAGTTGAAGTGGGATGCTAGAGTCATAGAGGTTGAAAGCAGCAGTGAACAGAGACTCCTCATCTGCCAAAAGCCTTTCACCAAGCGACAATCAATCTAA
- the LOC106296823 gene encoding RNA-binding protein 24-like has translation MSQTSYYRSPFGDTTYTKVFVGGLAWETPTEEMRRYFDQFGEILEAVIITDKNTGKSKGYGFVTFREADSATRAVAEPNPVIDGRKANCNIASFGRPRPSPPRGRGQTESPSQYRSGGPSAYTGMASPLPPAAAGHQLMYPSYGYTYNPDQFGYHQALYNTQLQQAQYYQQQQQIYGGGATSPSSSATIMPSPYYYGYSLQAPRVPYQHHHLPQPYNPQQHHHQRFTSPFLVYPSNSSFAPPLQGPLSSFTESEPPEQVLAEGEATTAAAPEITTSNNKEPISS, from the exons ATGTCTCAAACTAGCTATTACCGATCACCGTTCGGAGACACGACTTACACCAAAGTCTTTGTTGGAGGATTAGCATGGGAAACTCCCACCGAAGAGATGCGTCGTTACTTCGATCAGTTCGGAGAGATTCTTGAAGCAGTCATCATCACCGATAAAAATACTGGCAAATCTAAAGGCTACGGTTTC GTCACGTTTCGAGAGGCGGACTCTGCGACGAGAGCCGTGGCTGAGCCTAACCCGGTGATCGACGGAAGAAAGGCAAATTGTAATATTGCTTCTTTTGGACGGCCTCGACCATCGCCACCTCGAG GTCGGGGACAAACAGAAAGTCCGAGTCAGTACCGAAGTGGAGGACCATCAGCCTATACTGGGATGGCTTCACCGCTGCCACCGGCTGCAGCTGGCCACCAGCTCATGTACCCGTCCTATGG GTACACCTATAACCCTGATCAGTTTGGATACCACCAA GCACTGTACAACACACAGTTGCAACAAGCACAATACTATCAACAGCAGCAACAGATATATGGAGGAGGAGCCACATCACCATCATCATCAGCAACCATCATGCCTTCGCCTTACTATTACGGTTATTCTCTTCAAGCTCCTAGAGTGCCATACCAACATCATCATCTTCCTCAACCATATAACCCTCAACAACATCATCATCAACGGTTTACTTCTCCTTTCCTCGTTTACCCATCCAATTCTTCTTTTGCACCTCCACTTCAAGGACCACTATCTTCTTTCACTG AATCTGAACCACCAGAGCAAGTACTAGCAGAAGGCGAGGCAACAACAGCTGCTGCACCTGAAATCACAACGAGCAACAATAAAGAACCAATTTCTTCTTGA
- the LOC106296412 gene encoding phospho-2-dehydro-3-deoxyheptonate aldolase 1, chloroplastic-like, giving the protein MALMNGGLNLPSTKPAIRHRQPVSSSASRPAFLRISAVIDPKNESVTPAAMVKKPVGVSLSKSKWSPETWKAKTALQQPEYPDQTELDSVLKTIEAFPPIVFAGEARLLEERLGQAAMGEAFLLQGGDCAESFKEFNANNIRDTFRIILQMGAVLMFGGQVPVIKVGRMAGQFAKPRSDSFEERDGVKLPSYRGDNINGDAFDAKSRIPDPQRMVSAYCQSAATLNLLRAFATGGYAAMQRVTQWNLDFAEHSEQGDRYRELANRVDEALGFMHAAGLTLDHPIMQTTDFWTSHECLLLPYEQSLTRLDSTSGLYYDCSAHMVWVGERTRQLDGAHVEFLRGIANPLGIKVSNKMDPAELVKLIEILNPENKPGRITIITRMGAENMRVKLPHLIRAVRGAGQIVTWVSDPMHGNTIKAPCGLKTRPFDSILAEVRAFFDVHDQEGSHPGGIHLEMTGQNVTECIGGSRTVTFDDLGSRYHTHCDPRLNASQSLELSFVIAERLRKRRIKSQQAFAV; this is encoded by the exons ATGGCACTCATGAACGGCGGCTTGAATCTCCCATCTACCAAACCGGCGATCCGCCACCGTCAACCGGTCTCCTCCTCCGCCTCTAGACCGGCATTCCTACGGATCTCCGCCGTTATCGATCCCAAGAACGAATCCGTTACTCCTGCGGCAATGGTGAAGAAGCCCGTCGGGGTTAGTTTGAGCAAATCTAAATGGTCTCCGGAGACGTGGAAGGCGAAGACCGCGCTGCAGCAGCCGGAGTATCCGGATCAAACGGAGCTGGACTCGGTTCTCAAGACGATCGAAGCCTTCCCGCCGATCGTGTTCGCCGGGGAGGCTAGGCTGCTCGAAGAGAGGCTAGGTCAAGCCGCCATGGGAGAAGCGTTTCTATTACAAGGAGGTGATTGTGCCGAGAGCTTCAAGGAGTTCAACGCTAACAACATCCGTGACACGTTCAGGATCATTCTCCAGATGGGTGCGGTTTTGATGTTCGGCGGTCAGGTTCCGGTTATCAAG GTGGGAAGGATGGCTGGTCAATTTGCTAAGCCGAGATCAGACTCGTTTGAGGAGAGAGATGGTGTGAAGCTGCCTAGTTATAGAGGAGACAACATTAATGGAGATGCCTTTGATGCCAAGTCAAGGATCCCTGATCCACAGAGGATGGTCAGTGCCTATTGCCAATCTGCAGCCACTTTGAATCTGCTTAGAGCCTTTGCCACTGGTGGCTACGCTGCTATGCAGAGAGTTACTCAGTGGAATCTTGACTTCGCTGAGCATAGTGAGCAAGGAGACAG GTACCGTGAACTTGCTAACCGGGTCGATGAGGCACTTGGTTTCATGCACGCTGCTGGGCTAACGCTTGATCATCCTATAATGCAAACAACTGATTTTTGGACATCTCATGAGTGTTTGCTCTTGCCTTACGAACAATCACTGACCAGACTAGACTCTACCTCTGGTCTCTACTATGATTGTTCTGCCCATATGGTATGGGTTGGAGAGCGTACCAGACAGCTTGATGGCGCCCATGTCGAGTTTCTTAGAGGCATTGCAAACCCACTCGGTATTAAA GTGAGTAACAAGATGGACCCAGCCGAGCTGGTGAAGCTGATTGAGATCCTGAACCCTGAGAATAAACCGGGGAGGATAACTATAATCACAAGAATGGGTGCAGAGAATATGCGTGTGAAACTTCCTCATCTAATAAGAGCGGTTCGTGGGGCTGGACAGATTGTGACATGGGTTAGTGATCCTATGCATGGTAACACCATCAAGGCTCCTTGCGGTCTCAAGACACGTCCGTTTGACTCCATCCTG GCTGAAGTGAGAGCGTTCTTCGACGTGCACGACCAAGAAGGAAGCCATCCTGGAGGTATTCACTTGGAGATGACAGGACAGAACGTGACGGAGTGTATTGGTGGGTCTCGCACAGTGACCTTTGACGACTTGGGTTCACGTTACCACACGCACTGTGACCCACGCCTCAATGCGTCGCAGTCCCTTGAGCTCTCCTTCGTCATCGCGGAACGGCTCAGAAAAAGACGGATCAAGTCCCAACAAGCTTTTGCTGTCTAG